ttctttttcttttctctcaaaAACTATAACTATGACTAACCATCTAAAAATTACAACTTATAAAATTGGATGTGGTTATtggaaaaattcaattatttttttaataaataaatatgggtTTATAAGGGCACAAGTTAAAGATTTTAAACTATaatcttttttttgttaaataatcaaccttttgaattttgaaattaatagtCAAAagcaaaagtttcaaaataaaatttttatatctgATATCTTAAAATAAACCATTGAAATACTATATTtgtcaacaaatattaataaattaattgttacgttaattttttgagtttaaaTTCGAGATCCCTTGACTTACggatcaaattaaagaaaaagtgTTACCCTAAAATTGGTATATGTTGTATATATGAACAACATATGTATAGATATATTGTGTatatttcatacaaaaattgtATATCTTATGATCTGTTTATTGTGCTGCGTCCGTACATACACATCATGTGTTAACAACAATTTTTAATactagtaaaataaaataaagaatggCACTATATGCATGGGGCACTTCGACAAAGGGCTTTGATGAACACAAGCTAAATGGACACGCATCATTTTCcctatataaatatatagaagGCCTATGTTGTCTCTCCAAAAACAAGGAAAACATCTCACTCATTCTTTTAGGATAAAAGAGAAAGCTATCCATTGAGTTAGGAACAAAGAGAGTGATACTTATCATAAGACACAATATAAACAACAACAATGAACCATGGACCAACCCAAGACCAAATGATGCTCATTTCTCAACTATTCCCCTCTAGTGCATACACTCAAATTATTTCTCAACAAGGTTAATTACCATCAAATCCATGCACTTTAATTAATTAGCATTTTCTTGTATCAtatgttataatattaattatataattattatttttttaggggAGAATAAGAAGGCAAGACGGAGACGTAATAAGAAGAGCAAAGGAGGAGAAAACGGTGGTAATGAAATGAACAAAAAGAGAAAGCTAAGTGAAGAACAAGTTAATTTGCTTGAACAAAATTTTGGAAATGAACACAAACTTGAGTCAGAAAGGAAAGATAGGCTTGCAATGGAGCTTGGTTTGGATCCTAGACAAGTTGCTGTTTGGTTTCAAAATAGAAGAGCTCGTTGGAAGAACAAAAAACTTGAAGAAGAATACtcaaatcttaaaaaaattaatgaatccACTTTGCTCGAGAAATGTCGCCTTGAAACTgaggtatatatatttttattttattattacaacTAACCTAGCTATAATTTCAATAAACTAtaggttaattttttttcaaaaattaactattatttaaaaGTAAGAGCTCGTGAATTTGCAAGTGATAGAGACAATTTCATTGGCTCATACTATAGTCTAGAGAGTTAATTTGAAAGTTAAAACTACCATGTTTTCCTTCAATTACTTTGTAGTTAGCCAAGTATACTAGTTTTTGCTCTCAACAATATATAGTACTAGTGTGATTTTTTTAGGTCAATTTGTGGCATGAATGCCACCATGTTTCTTCTCTAGTggtcttgatatttttttattctttatattgtTGTTACTTTAGCTCTACATGTCGTTGTtgcctttatttatttaaaaaagttgtttgcGTAGTTTAATCCCATAAGTTTTGAAATAGAGAATAAGCACTCGCATGCAACCGGTTCTTAAGGACAaagcaaaaagaaaagaaatccattagaaaaaaaaaagtcggAAACTTAGACCCACCACATGAATGTGCATATGAGCTCTAGGCTCGAAGTAGGAATTTAAATCTTCTACAATCACatataaaacattaaattaa
This region of Cicer arietinum cultivar CDC Frontier isolate Library 1 chromosome 8, Cicar.CDCFrontier_v2.0, whole genome shotgun sequence genomic DNA includes:
- the LOC101492395 gene encoding homeobox-leucine zipper protein ATHB-40, encoding MNHGPTQDQMMLISQLFPSSAYTQIISQQGENKKARRRRNKKSKGGENGGNEMNKKRKLSEEQVNLLEQNFGNEHKLESERKDRLAMELGLDPRQVAVWFQNRRARWKNKKLEEEYSNLKKINESTLLEKCRLETEVLKLREQLCEAEKEIQRLREPIERVDPSNSSSTSSHESQSMEVVDPPFLGEFGVDVYDDDVFYVPNETHYFNGMEWINLYI